The Amblyomma americanum isolate KBUSLIRL-KWMA chromosome 3, ASM5285725v1, whole genome shotgun sequence genome window below encodes:
- the LOC144123956 gene encoding uncharacterized protein LOC144123956, translating to MSSVGAVSAAQSGRGNRFFAATADDYQVILPNLPSGRIVANTVFMHGDPRARPYRVEDYRDTLANLGALPDVVALGAYQMNHVWAVTMTTADAAQKLLLAVDVKVKDRPCLLIDPNNREVRVKLHWLLHGVTDEDVRVALSPYGKVLEVTREKWRALGVTEKGSTTRTVGLKLHADVKIDDIPHQLKIAGELTLVVVPGRAPLCLRCKSTGHIRRDCKVPRCSRCRRFGHVDADCAKTYASVAGPVQANDISDHLMDEEDSEETIM from the coding sequence atgagctccgtcggagcggtttcagcggcccagtcgggccgcggtaacaggttttttgcggctACTGCCGATGATTACCAGGTTATTCTGCCCAATCTGCCATCCGGACGCATCGTCGCCAACACCGTTTTCATGCACGGCGATCCAAGAGCCCGGCCCTATCGTGTTGAAGACTACCGGGACACTTTGGCCAACCTTGGTGCGCTTCCCGAcgttgtggcgttgggggcgtatcaaatgaaccacgtgtgggctgtgacaatgacaactgctgatgctgctcagaagctgctgttggccgtcgacgtgaaggtaaaggatcgcccatgtttgctcattgatccgaataaccgagaggttcgcgtaaagctgcactggttgctgcatggcgttaccgacgaagacgttcgcgtggcactgtcgccctacgggaaggtgttggaagtgacccgggagaagtggcgggcgctcggtgtcactgaaaaagggtcgacgactcgtacagttggactaaaattgcatgccgacgtcaaaatagacgatattccgcatcagctcaagatagccggagagctaactcttgttgttgtgccgggccgcgctcctctgtgtctgcgctgcaagagcaccgggcacattcgtcgcgactgcaaagtgccgcgctgtagtcgttgtcgtcgtttcggccacgtcgatgctgattgcgcaaagacgtacgccagcgtagccggaccagtgcaggcaaacgacatatcggaccacctgatggacgaggaagactcagaggaaaca